In Ammospiza caudacuta isolate bAmmCau1 chromosome 30, bAmmCau1.pri, whole genome shotgun sequence, one DNA window encodes the following:
- the HAX1 gene encoding HCLS1-associated protein X-1 isoform X2 — MSFYDVFRGFFGFPGRCRPREPLFGGAAWDEEEDEEEDGGPSMSQPPQDFGFGFSPGSSRGAFEELFRDMGELLGVLGGFWAEPQQPFEPALPGPGEGSARRPLRDSMLKQPDSPPASAAPGSSGDLARPWRPFLGLEDAPRAPPALKEDQDLDSQVSSAGLGTILRPDEPRSHSYFQSVSVTKGVEERRTVQDSRGRRETTVTRRRGDQAFISTTREDGQSKDYREEVLNMDDRDLAQFAGTWPQQEEIPAANLGPSSALGSFLRRWFSSW, encoded by the exons ATGAGCTTCTACGACGTGTTCCGCGGCTTCTTCGGCTTCCCGGGACGGTGCAG ACCCCGGGAGCCGCTGTTCGGCGGCGCGGCGTGggacgaggaggaggatgaagaggaagatGGCGGCCCGTCCATGTCGCAGCCGCCCCAGGACTTCGGCTTCGGGTTCAGCCCTGGCTCCTCCCGCGGTGCCTTCGAGGAGCTGTTCCGGGACATGGGCGAGCTCCTGGGCGTCCTGGGGGGGTTCTGGGCCGAGCCCCAGCAGCCTTTCG agcccgccctgcccggccccggtGAAGGCAGCGCAAGGCGACCGCTGCGGGACTCGATGCTGAAGCAGCCGGACAGTCCCCCTGCCAGCGCGGCCCCGGGGAGCTCCGGCGATCTGGCCCGGCCATGGAGACCCTTCCTAGGG CTGGAAGATGCTCCCCGGGCTCCTCCCGCCCTCAAGGAAGACCAAG ACCTGGACTCCCAGGTttcctctgctgggctgggcaccaTCCTGAGACCCGACGAGCCCAGGTCCCACTCTTACTTCCAGAGCGTCTCTGTCACCAAG GGGGTGGAGGAGCGCCGCACCGTGCAGGACAGCCGGGGCCGCCGGGAGACCACGGTGACACGGCGGAGAGGGGACCAGGCCTTCATCAGCACCACCAGGGAGGACGGGCAGAGCAAGGACTACCGCGAGGAGGTGCTCAACATGGATGACC GGGATCTGGCACAGTTTGCTGGCACCTGGCCACAGCAAGAAGAGATTCCTGCTGCCAACCTGGGCCCCTCATCTGCGCTGGGCAGCTTCCTCCGACGCTGGTTCTCGAGCTGGTAG
- the HAX1 gene encoding HCLS1-associated protein X-1 isoform X1 has protein sequence MSFYDVFRGFFGFPGRCRPREPLFGGAAWDEEEDEEEDGGPSMSQPPQDFGFGFSPGSSRGAFEELFRDMGELLGVLGGFWAEPQQPFEPALPGPGEGSARRPLRDSMLKQPDSPPASAAPGSSGDLARPWRPFLGLEDAPRAPPALKEDQDLDSQVSSAGLGTILRPDEPRSHSYFQSVSVTKVTLPDGGVEERRTVQDSRGRRETTVTRRRGDQAFISTTREDGQSKDYREEVLNMDDRDLAQFAGTWPQQEEIPAANLGPSSALGSFLRRWFSSW, from the exons ATGAGCTTCTACGACGTGTTCCGCGGCTTCTTCGGCTTCCCGGGACGGTGCAG ACCCCGGGAGCCGCTGTTCGGCGGCGCGGCGTGggacgaggaggaggatgaagaggaagatGGCGGCCCGTCCATGTCGCAGCCGCCCCAGGACTTCGGCTTCGGGTTCAGCCCTGGCTCCTCCCGCGGTGCCTTCGAGGAGCTGTTCCGGGACATGGGCGAGCTCCTGGGCGTCCTGGGGGGGTTCTGGGCCGAGCCCCAGCAGCCTTTCG agcccgccctgcccggccccggtGAAGGCAGCGCAAGGCGACCGCTGCGGGACTCGATGCTGAAGCAGCCGGACAGTCCCCCTGCCAGCGCGGCCCCGGGGAGCTCCGGCGATCTGGCCCGGCCATGGAGACCCTTCCTAGGG CTGGAAGATGCTCCCCGGGCTCCTCCCGCCCTCAAGGAAGACCAAG ACCTGGACTCCCAGGTttcctctgctgggctgggcaccaTCCTGAGACCCGACGAGCCCAGGTCCCACTCTTACTTCCAGAGCGTCTCTGTCACCAAGGTGACTCTCCCTGACGGG GGGGTGGAGGAGCGCCGCACCGTGCAGGACAGCCGGGGCCGCCGGGAGACCACGGTGACACGGCGGAGAGGGGACCAGGCCTTCATCAGCACCACCAGGGAGGACGGGCAGAGCAAGGACTACCGCGAGGAGGTGCTCAACATGGATGACC GGGATCTGGCACAGTTTGCTGGCACCTGGCCACAGCAAGAAGAGATTCCTGCTGCCAACCTGGGCCCCTCATCTGCGCTGGGCAGCTTCCTCCGACGCTGGTTCTCGAGCTGGTAG